In Populus nigra chromosome 10, ddPopNigr1.1, whole genome shotgun sequence, the following proteins share a genomic window:
- the LOC133704538 gene encoding protein trichome birefringence-like 4 → MAPYKNLFTTSINISRTLSFPLPRSRTHRLAIALLLLSLFFFSSTSLTNQLPSFLTVSSLASSILFAANYISPFSSITSSRTCLVSDSTDNCTLSSVTAMERTRMNPRKEEEIDDVIAGLSSCDIFNGNWVLDDSDPIYQPGSCPFLDDAFNCFNNGRPDLDYLRYRWKPHGCHIPRFDGRQMLRMLRGKRMVFVGDSLNRNMWQSLVCALRESVENKSRIFEIEGRREFRTRGFYSFNFVDHNCSIDFVKSPFLVQEWRSSDRRGNRKERLRLDMIQTPSFNYHDADIIIFNTGHWWTHQKTYRGKNYFQEGRKVYNRLEVNEAYKKALWTWAKWVDSNINRSHTRVFFGGYSASHFRKGKWDSGGHCHEERQPVTNDTLLKPYPLMMKILESVISEMKTPVFYLNITRMTGYRKDGHPSVYRKPNVHQRIPGIIQDCSHWCLPGVPDSWNELFYATYLLSHHDLSSNH, encoded by the exons ATGGCACCTTACAAGAACCTTTTCACCACTTCCATTAACATCTCAAGAACCCTATCTTTCCCTTTACCAAGATCAAGAACCCACCGTTTAGCCATTGCCCTTCTCCTTCTTTCGTTATTCTTCTTCTCCTCGACATCACTAACCAACCAATTGCCGTCTTTTTTAACTGTATCTTCTCTTGCTTCTAGCATTCTTTTTGCAGCAAACTATATTTCTCCGTTCTCTTCAATCACATCTTCAAGAACATGTTTAGTCTCTGACTCAACCGATAACTGCACACTCTCTTCTGTTACTGCAATGGAGAGAACTCGCATGAatccaagaaaagaagaagaaattgatgatGTTATTGCAGGCCTTAGTTCTTGCGATATATTTAATGGGAATTGGGTTCTTGATGATTCTGATCCTATTTACCAACCTGGGTCTTGCCCTTTTTTAGATGATGCCTTCAACTGTTTCAATAACGGAAGGCCTGACTTGGACTATCTTCGATATCGATGGAAACCTCATGGATGCCACATTCCAAG GTTTGATGGGAGACAGATGTTGCGAATGTTGAGAGGGAAGAGAATGGTGTTTGTGGGGGACTCGTTGAATAGGAATATGTGGCAATCTTTGGTATGTGCATTGAGAGAATCAGTGGAGAATAAGAGCAGAATCTTTGAAATTGAGGGTCGGCGAGAGTTCAGGACTAGAGGCTTCTACTCTTTCAACTTCGTA GATCATAATTGCTCAATAGACTTTGTAAAATCGCCATTCCTTGTTCAAGAATGGCGAAGCTCAGACAGGCGTGGAAATCGAAAAGAAAGACTCAGGCTTGACATGATCCAAACCCCTTCTTTCAATTACCATGATGCTGATATAATCATCTTCAACACCGGTCACTGGTGGACGCACCAGAAAACATACAGAGG CAAAAATTACTTCCAAGAAGGCAGGAAAGTCTATAACAGGCTAGAAGTAAATGAAGCTTATAAGAAAGCTTTATGGACATGGGCAAAATGGGTTGATTCTAACATCAACAGAAGCCATACCAGGGTCTTCTTCGGTGGATACTCAGCTTCTCACTTCAG GAAAGGGAAATGGGATTCAGGTGGGCATTGTCATGAAGAGAGGCAGCCTGTAACAAACGACACTCTACTTAAACCATATCCATTGATGATGAAGATTCTCGAATCTGTTATATCAGAGATGAAGACGCCAGTTTTTTACCTCAACATTACCAGAATGACAGGGTACAGAAAAGATGGGCATCCTTCGGTTTACCGGAAACCTAATGTCCATCAAAGAATTCCTGGGATTATCCAAGATTGCAGCCATTGGTGTCTTCCCGGTGTTCCAGACTCCTGGAATGAGCTTTTCTACGCCACTTACCTTTTATCACATCATGATTTGTCAAGCAACCACTAG